GATGTCATCGAATCGCTGAACCATCTCCCCGGGGCTTCGAATACCAAGGCAGTCGACATCAACAACCAAGGGAGCGGTCGCGGCCATATTGTCGGCACCTCTGGCAATCGCGGGTTCTTCTGGGATGGCGGTGCCATGTACCCCATCGACACCCTGGGCGGAGACTCCAGCGAAGCGGTCGACCTCAATGACCTCGACCAGGTCGTGGGCAACGCCAAGACCGCCGACGGATCGACCCATGCCTTTCTCTGGCGCCTGGACGCCGGCGGCAAAGGAGTCATCACCGATCTTGGCACCCTTGGAGGTGCCAGTAGCTTTGCCGTAGCGATCAACGATGCCGGTCAGGTCGCAGGCTATTCCGAAACCGGCGAAACCTATTCCGAGGGTGGCATCACCGTCAATGTTCAACATGCCTTTCTCTGGCATAACGGGACCATGTACGATCTGGGCACCCATAACGACTTTTACAGCTACCCATTCATTCCTCCCTATCCCACCAGCGAAGCAGTCGGGATCAATATCAGCGGCGAGGTAGCCGGCAATTCCATCACTATCAACTCCCATCCGCGCGGATTCAGCCTGTCACCAAACTTTCCCTGACGCTGGTTGTTTTATGCTGTTCCTGAAAGGCGGGGCCGTTCGGCCTCGCCTTTTTCAGTTAGTTCTCCGCTCTTCACATTCCGGCCCCCTTCTTCTATAATGGGACCCTTTTGAGGAGCCCGACCCTGATGCAGAAAACCTTTTCCACTGCCGCCATCCATGCCATGCGCACGGCCATTGCCGAGGCCGCCGGCAATGAGGTCTTCTTCCTCGGCCGCACCGACGGCGAGCGCCGGGTGGTCGAGGTCGAGGTGCTGGCACGGGGGAGCGCCGAGGCGGTTCCGGCCATCCTGCAGCTCTGCCGCTACGGCGACGTGGTCATCCACAACCACCCCTCCGGACACCTGCAGCCCTCCGGCGCCGATCTCGAGATCGCCTCGCGGTTGGGCGCCCTCGGCGTCGGCTTCCATATTGTGGATAACCCTGTGGAAAACGTCTACCGGGTGGTGGAGGCTTTCGTCCCGAAGGCGGAGACTCGGGTTGATCCGGAAAGGATTGCCGCTCTGCTCGGTCCCGACGGGGCGGTGGCGCGCTCCCTGCTCGGCTACGAGGAGCGTCCCGAGCAGCTGCGCATGGCCTTCGCCGTCGGCGAGGCCTTCAACGGCGGGAAACTGGCGGTAATCGAGGCCGGCACCGGCACCGGCAAGAGCCTCGCCTACCTGGTGCCCGCCCTGCTCTGGGCGCTCGCCAACGAGCAGCGGGTGGTCGTTTCCACCAACACCATCAACCTGCAGGAGCAGTTGATCCGCAAGGACCTCCCCTTCCTGCAGCGGGCCGCCGGCCTGGAGTTCAGGGCGGTGTTGGTCAAAGGTCGGGGCAACTACCTCTGCCTGCGCCGTGCCGAGACGGCTCACCTCGAGCCGGGGCTCTTCGATGAAGAGCACGCCGCCGAACTGGCAGCCATCCTCGAGTGGGCGCAGAAGAGCGCCGACGGCTCGAAGGAAGATCTCTCCTTTTTGCCCAAAGAGGAGGTCTGGGAGGAGGTGCGCTGCGAAGCCGACCAGTGCTCGCGGGTGCGCTGCGCCCACTACGGCCGCTGCTTCCTGCACCGGGCGCGGCGCGAGGCGGCGCAGGCCGACGTGCTGGTGGTCAACCACGCCCTGCTCCTCGCCGACCTGGCAGTGCGCCAGCAGACCGACAACTACACCGCCGCCGCCGTTCTCCCCCCCTTCGAGCGCATCATCTTCGACGAGGCGCACCACCTGGAGGATGTCGCCACCAGTTTCTTCTCCGCTCAGGTGACCCGCTTCGCCTTCGCCCGGGTGCTGAACCGCCTGCGCCATCCGCGCAAGCCGGAGAAGGGGCTGCTGCCGCGGCTGCTCGCCGTTCTCGCCCGCGAACTCCCCGACAGCGAGGATGACCTTTACCGCGACCTGCACGGGCGCATCGAGGCGATTCTCGCCGGCCGCCAGGCGCTCTTCGACCGGGCGGTGCGCGACCTGGAGGCAATCGGCAGCGAACTCGCCGCTGCCCTCGGCAAAGAAATTTCCGAGCGCGAGGAGTTCAAGCATCGTATCGTCCCCGCCTTCACCCAGAGCGAAACCTGGCACGCCATCCGCGAGCGGGTGCGCGAGCTGGCCAGGGAGACGGAACTTTTGGCCCGGGCGGTGCGCGAGTTGCTCAAGGCGAGCGGGCGCATCCCCGAGGCGGTCACGGAGAAGGTCGCCGGTCAGGTCACCGACCTGCGCGGCGTCGCCGGGCGGATCGAGGCGATCGCCGGCGACCTCGCCTTCTTCATCGGGACGGAGGCTTCGACCTGCGCCTGGTTCGAGGTCGGCAAGGGGCGCATCGGCCGCGCCACCGGCATCGTCACCCGCCTCTGCACCGCCCCCTTGGAAGTGGCCGGCAGCCTCAAGGAGGCCGTCTACGACCGCTTCCGGACGGTGGTGCTGACCAGCGCCACCCTTGCCGTCGGCGGCACCTTCGACTACTTCCGCCAGCGCGTCGGCCTCGACCGCACCGAGGCGGAGCGGCGGGCGGAGCTGCTCCTGGCATCCCCCTTCGACTTCGTCCGCCAGGCGCTGGTCGCGGTGCCGACCGACCTGCCCGAACCGGGGCGGGCCGGCTACCCCGAGGCGGTGCGCGACCTCACCGAGCGGGCGGTGCTGGCTGCCGACGGCCGCTCCTTCGTCCTCTTCACCGCCTACTCCCTGCTGCGGCGGGTGCACGGCGAGCTCGCCCCGGTGCTCGAGGCGCGCGGCTACCGCTGTCTGCGCCAGGGGGACGACAATCGCCACCGCCTGCTGAAGCGGTTCGCCCAGGACGCCACCAGCGTCCTCTTCGGTACCGACTCCTTCTGGGAGGGGGTCGACGTGCCGGGACGCTCGCTGGAGCAGGTGATCATCACCCGTCTGCCCTTCAAGGTGCCGACCGAACCGGTCCTGGAGGCGCGGGCCGAGGCGATCGAAGCGGCCGGCGGCGACCCGTTCATGGCCTACACCGTCCCGCAGGCGGTGATCAAGTTCAAGCAGGGTTTCGGCCGCCTCATCCGCCACCGTGACGACCGTGGCGTGGTCCTCATTCTCGACAGCCGGGTGGTAAAGAAGGGGTACGGACACACTTTTCTGCGCTCGCTGCCGGGCGCCAGGGTGCTCGCCGCCCCGGCCGACTCGGTATTCGCCGAGATCAGGCGTTTCTTCGCTGCCGAATGAAACGACTCTTTCGCCTCCGGCGCGGTACCGCACGGCCGAAAAAAAACGGGTGAGTCCGGCGGACTCACCCGTTTTTTTGCTTTCAAGTCTCGTCGATCAGCCAGCAGTGCGGCCGACCAGTTCAACCACCTGGGTGGTGAAGGGGTTGGCGAAGAGGATGATCATGCACACAACGAAGACATAGATGGCCAGGGACTCGATCATGGCCAGACCGATCATCATCGTGGTCAGGATCTTACCGCTGGCACCGGGGTTGCGGGCCACGCCCTCGACGGCGCTCTTGATTGCGAGCCCCTGGCCGAGGCCGGTTCCGAAAGAACCGATGGCCATGCCGAAACCGGCAGCGATCATACACCAAGCGAAAAATTCCATGTTACTGCTCCTTCCTGTGAGTTGTTGTTCCTATACGGTATAGGACTTAAGTTTCGCCAGGGGCGAAATCAGTGAGCTTCTTCCAGGGCGCCGGCAATGTAAATCATCGCCAGCAGGGTGAAGACGAAGGTCTGGATGCAGGCGACCAGCACGCCCATCAGCATCATGGGCACCGGCAGCAGGAACGGCACCAGGGCAAAGAAGATCATCAGGACGATCTCGTGGCCGTACATGTTGCCGAAAAGACGCAGCGAGAGCGACAGGGGGCGGGCCAGATGACCGATCACCTCGATGATGAACATCAGCGGTGCCAGCACCAGAATCGGTCCCATGAAGTGCTTCAGATAGGAGACGCCGTGCTCCTTGACGCCGACGATGTGAGTCATGGCGAAGACGGTCAGCGCCAGGGCGCCGTTGGTGTTGAGATTCGCCGTAGGCGGCATGAAGCCGGGGATCAGGGCAATCAGGTTGGAGACGAGGATGAACAGGGCGAAGGTGGCGATGAGCGGGAAGTAGGCCTTGCCCTTGTGCCCCATCGTCTCCTCGATCAGGTTCTCGACGCCGCTGACGACGACTTCCATGAAATTCTGCAGGCCGCCGGGGACCATCTTGATCGCCCGGGAGGCGGCGAAGGCAAGCAGGATGAGGACGAGCATGACGAACCAGGTGTACATCACGTGTTCGCCGATATGCGTGCCGATCTGCTCTTCGAGCCACTTCAGAAAAAGAAACGGGTGCGTCATGACGGGTTACTGCCTCCTCGTTGGGAACGATCGTTTCAGGGTGGTCCAGAGGATGTTGATGACCACCACCGAGAGTCCTGCAGCCAACCCCAGCGGGTTGACCCTGGCAACGGCGATGAGCAGCAGCAGAACCGCTGCCAGGCTGCCGAGCCGAACAATATAATTGATTTTGAAGCTACGGGCCGAATGCCGGGACGGAGCGGCGATCACCTTCTTCAGCGAGTGGTGAAGCCAGAGGAAGCCGCCAATGGCCACCAGTCCCCCGGCGAGCACCCCGAGGGTGACGGGAGCCGAGCGCCACAGCAGGCTCAGCAGGACCAGGCCGGTCAGCACGACCCAGTTGCGCCGGGCGATTTCGCCCAGCAGTCGATCATCCTGGTCCTTCACCGTCTTTATGTTCTTTTTCGTTTTCCCGCTGCTGGCGTTTGAGTTCCCGCTCGGTCAGAATATAGACGTTGCGGAAGCCCGAAACAATCCCGAAGCCCAGAAAGATCAGAGTCAGCCAGGGAGAGGTCCCCAACCACTTGTCGAGATAGTAGCCCATGGCCAGCCCGATGAAGGTAGCAGCCACCATGGAAATCCCGACGCCGGACAAAAAGCCCAGCGATTTGATGAGTTGGCGCCTATCCTCGGCCATGTCTACTTGTATACAGCATACAGTCTTGCAGTCTTGTGGAAAAACCGTTGTTAGATATCACAGGGGGGGGATGGATGTCAACCGTTTTTCCGCTCAACCCTCTCCCCGCTTGCGCCCGCGCCAGTCGTTGACGCTCCATTCGAGCTGACTCCACATCCCCCGCAGGATGGCCAGATCGCGCCGGTCAAGACCGGCCCGGTGGTGGAGCCGACGTAGAGTGTTCATGACTCCCTCGGGGCGGGCAGGGTTGAGAAAGGCGATCCGGGAGAGGAGCTGCTCGATCTGATGAAAGAGCGCCTCCAGCTCTGCCGCGTTCGGCGGCTCGGCTGGCCCCTGGTTGACGGTCCGGGCGGGGCTTCGAGCGAGCTCGTGCAGAAAGAGCAGAACCGCCTGTGCCAGGTTGAGCGAGCCGACTTCGGCCGCCGTCGCCACCGTCGCGGCGCGGGAGCAGAGAGCCACCTCTTCGCTGGTCAGCCCGGCATCCTCGCGGCCGAAGACCAGACCGAGTCGTCCCCCGGGCGGAAGTTCTGCCTGCAACCCGGGGACCTCGGCAATGTCGAGCAGTTCGCCACGCAGCCGTCCCGTCCGCCGCGTCGTCGCGACGGTCAACTGCAGATCGGCAATCGCCGAAGCCAGGTCGGAAAAGAGCCGCGCCTGGCCGAGCAGGTGGTTGGCGGCAACGGCGAACTTGCGCGCCTCGGGATGCAGGTGGGCGCAAGGGTTGACCAGGCGCAGGTCGCTGGCGCCGAAATTGGCCATGGCCCGGCAGACCATGCCGATGTTGCCCGGGTTCTGGGGTTCGACCAGAATGATGGCGACGTGCTCCAGGGAGGGGATAGTCATGCGCGGTACGATACAGCAAAAAGGGGGCAGGCGCCAAGTACTCTTTGCCGGGTTTCGGCTCAGCTGCCTTGAATGATCTGTTGTCGGCGGAAGCAGTCGAGGGTGTGGTCGTTTACCATGCCGGTCGCCTGCATGTGGGCGTAGCAGATGGTCGAGCCGACGAACTTGAAGCCGCGGCCGCGCAGATCCTTGCTCAGTGCATCGGATTCCGGGGAGGTTGCCGGATAGTCGGTGAGGGAGCGCAGTTCGTGGATGACCGGACGGCCGTCGACGAAGCGCCAGAGGTAGGCGTCAAAGCTGCCGAACGCCTCCTGCACGGCAAGAAAGCTGCGGGCGTTGCCGACCGCCGCCTCGATCTTGGCGCGGTTGCGGATAAGGCCGGGGTCGCCCAGCAGCTCGGCAATCTTCTGCTCATCGTAGCGGGCCACCTTTGCCGGGTCGAATTGGTCGAAGGCGGCCCGGTAGTGCTGCCGCTTGCGCAGCACGGTGTACCACGAAAGGCCGGCCTGGGCTCCCTCAAGGACGAGGAACTCGAAGAGCAGGCGGTCGTCATGGACCGGCACGCCCCATTCTTGGTCGTGATAGGCGACATAGTCGGGCTTGCCCAGGTCGACCCAGGGACAGCGGCAGCGATTGTTCACGGTTCGCTCCTTCCGAAACCCCAAGATAGGGGGTCCTCTGCGGGTTCTGGCGGTTTGCCGGAGCCGGGGGGCAATAATTCTAATCATAGAGGAAAAAGTGCGAATGGGAAGGTCCGAATGCGTGGTCATAGCCTGTGGTTGAAAGACTCCCTGGGCAATGCCGCGCCGGCAAAGCGTCCTCGCCTGTGCTAAAATGAGATTGAAAAGCAAAGGCAAGTTCCGTTTGCGAACCTGAAAGGAGTGCCGTTATGGCGGGAATCTATGAGTGTACAAGCTGCGGGGTGGTGACCACCAGCAAGGAAGATCTCTGTAGCCCGAGGTCCATAAGCAGCAAGAATGAGTACTGCGGCGAGTCCCCGGCAGAGAGTGCTGTGATGTGTGAGCCGATGGCCAAGAGCCTGGAATACGAGTGTGGTGGCTGCGGCCGGCCGACAGCAGACCCCGGCCTGGTTTGCACGCCGGAAAAGAAACGTTAGTCGGTATCGAGCGGGAATGTAAAAAACGGGGCAAGGCCTTGGGACCTGTCCCGTTTTCATGCACCCAGGGAGAGTCAGCGATGAAAAGCAGGGGAGTGGTTGTCGGGCTGCTGCTGGCCGGATTGTTTGTCGTCGGGCAGTCGGACGGGGCGGAGCCGCTGAAAGTCTATTCCGTCGACGAAGGGAAATACGTCATGACCGAGAAAGTTGTCAAAAGCAAGGAAGAGTGGCGCCAGACTCTGACTCCCGAGCAGTTCCATATCCTGCGCGAGAAGGGGACGGAGCGGGCCTATTCCGGCAAGCTGCACGCCAACCATGAACATGGCATTTACCGTTGCGCCGGCTGCGGCCTCGATTTGTTCAGCTCGGAGAGCAAGTACGAGTCGGGGACCGGCTGGCCGAGCTTTTACGCCCCGGTGGCACCGGAGAATGTCCGCTTCGGAGAAGACAGCAGCTTCTTCATGACCCGCACCGAAGTACTCTGCCCCCGCTGTGGCGGCCATCTCGGCCACGTTTTCGACGACGGACCCGAGCCGACCGGCAAGCGCTACTGCATGAATTCGGCGGCGCTGGAGTTCGTGCCGATGAAATGATGCATGACCCAGGGGAGAGTTTCATACCCGATTCTGCTGGGAGAATATGAGATGAAACGGCTGCTGGTTGTGTTGCTCGCCCTGTTCGCGCTGGTCGCAGTCGCGGCCGCCGCAGGCGAAAGCGGGCAGGGAACAAAGCCGATGGATACCAGCCGCCTCGGGCCGGTTCACCCGGCAGATCGTCACCGAGATTATCCCGGTCTCAGTCTTTTATCCGGCCGAAGAGTACCATCAGGACTATTACAAGAAGAATCCGCTACGCTACAAGTTCTGCCGTCATGGCTCGGGCCGCGACGAGTTTCTTGACAGTGTCTGGGGAAAGGCGCCGGGAGAGGCCACCCAAGAGCACTAACGGGTAGTGAAACTTCTGATCGCGCTCTCCGTGCGGCCGCCCCGGCCATCCACGGCCGTCACTTTCCAGAAATAGGTGGTTGCCGGCATCAGGCCGGTCAGCTCATGGCTGCGACGCTCTACTGTGGGCTCGACTACGGGAGCTCCGCCTCCGCCCCCACAGGAGAGCAGCAGCATCAGGACCGTTACAAGTAGGCCGCCGGCCAATACTTGCCGTTTTTTCTTCCTGGTGCCGGACGCAGCGCCAAAGAACACCAGAAAGCCGCCGACGCCGGCCAGCAGGACACCGCCGCCGGCAGTGGGCAAGAGGGTGACTTCAATCGGCGTGCTCTGGCTGAAATCCGGCGACGTGGAAAACAAAACCTCGTGGGTCACTGCATCGCCGTCGGCGTCCGACAGCTGATCCCATTGCAGCACAGCAGAAGTGAGGAGGTCGGTTGCACCGTCGGTCGGTGCGACCGGTTGCGGCGTCGGCGGTGGCGAGTTGCCGGTGCCGGTGAGTTCAACCGAGGTGACGCCATCAGCCGAACCGTTTGAAAAAACGTCAAGCCTTGCTGCGAAGCTCTGGTGGGCGGCGGGAGCGAAGTGAACTGTGACCGTGCAGCTCTCCTCGGCACTCAAAGCCCGGTTGCAGGTATTGCTGGTAATTGAGTAGGCCGATGGAGGTCCGGCAACACTGATGGACGGGATGAACAGGAATCCGCTCCCGTCGTTTTGCAGTGTCAGCGCTCTGGTTGCCGAGCTGCCGACAGGAACATGGCCGAAGGGGAGCAAACTGTCACCCGTGGGATCAACCGGATCGACGACGCCCAGAAGGGCATCATTCAACAGATTGAATGCTGCCGGCGCGTCCACCAGGCCGTAGCCGTAACTGTTGTCGGCGCCTGATTTCCCCATATCCACAGCTGACGATTTCATAACGGTTTCGAGGGCCTCGACCCTGGTCTCGGGAAAGGCGCTGAGCAACAGGGCCATCACCCCGGAGACATGCGGCGCGGCGAGGGAGGTGCCGTCCATTCGCACGAAGGCGCCGGACGATGCACCACCGACGGTGAGGTCGGCGGTTCGCACGTTGTACCCGGGCGCCATCGCTTCGGGATAGACCGTGCCGTCGCAGGCCGAGGGGCCACAGGCGCTGTAGCGGGAGATTGCCGTCGTCGATTGGTCGGTGCCGACCGACCCGACCGCGAAGGCCTCCGGATAGTTCGCCGGGGCAACGCTGGTGTTGGCATCGGGACCGGTGTTGCCGGCGGCGAAAACGACAGCGATGCCGGCCGCTTTCAGCGCCTGCAGATCAGCCTGGAAGACCCGGACCGACGAGTCGCAGACGCCGGTTGCCTCGTCGAAACCCCAGGAGTTGTTGACCACGTCAGGCGCGTCGTCGGTAGCCGGGTTGCCATCCGGGTCGAGCAGCCAGCCGAAACCCTGGTGGATGGTGCTGTATGAGGCCGTCCCGGCATCGTTGAAGATTTTCACGGCGATCCATTGCGCCTCCGGTGCCACGCCGATGACCGAGCCGCCGGCGTTTCCTCCGACCAGGATCCCCATCACGCCGGTGCCGTGACCAGCCACATCGGCCGGGGCAAGGGAATGCTCGCCGTTCGGATCGAACCAGCTGTTGCTTCCTCCGCGCCAGCGCGGCCCGAGGTCGGGATGGGAAAGGTCCACCCCGCTGTCCATGATCGCCACCGTCACCCCCTGGCCGGCGAACCCCTGTTTCCAGAGCGTAGGTGCGTTTACCAACTCGATGTTCGGTTCGACCTTCCCGCTGACTAGCGACGGCGAGATCTCGGGCAAGGAGAGGGAGATGACCTCGTCATAACGGAGGCTCTGCACCTCTGGTCGCGCGGCCAGAGCTTGAATCGTCTCCGGAGAGGCGGTCACCGCCAGACCATTGATGATCCATAGATCCTTGATCGGCCCGACTCCCCGTCCACGCAGGAATTCCCTTGCCGGCGCTTGTGCCGCCGAGGCCCGGCTCTTCAGGGTGCGCACCAGTTCGGCCCGGCGCAGATGGCGGGGACCGGCGGGCAGGCGGGAGAATTCCACTCCGTTCCGGAAGGTGACGATGACTGGAATGGTTTCGGCGCCGCCGGCGTCCGCAAGAATGGACTGTAGTCGGGCATCGACGGCGGCTGCATGAACAGCTGGAGTCGGACAAGCGATGATGACCAGAAAGAATGAAAGGATAACAGCGCAATGGTAAGACAGATTTTTCACGGCTCTCCCTTGGGCCCGCCGCAATGCACCACCGCAGCAGGCTGCATTATGAAGAGTAACTATATCACTAACCCGGTGCAAAAAAGCAAGCCCCCTCGGGGGTCACGAACCTGACCCGAGCAAAGCTAGTCGACTGTGAGGGAGCGACTTGGACTTCAATTGCTCATCGGCAGGGCGAGGAGTGGGGCGGCGTAGAAAAGCAGGAGGCAGTCGGCAAGGAATGGTTTGCGGGGGGCTCAATATCGCTGCCAGCGGATGCGGCAGTTCTGATCGATGCCGAAACGCCGGGCGAAGCCGCCCCTGACTTCCACCACATAACTTGCCGGTCCGGCAGAGCTGTAGGTCCGATCCGACAGGGGGATGGCTTGTTCGGCGATATTGCGCACCCGGCCATCCTCTGCCACGAAGATGATGTCCAGGGAGCCTGGCGTATTGCGCATCCAGAAATTCTGGATCGCCGGAGCTTCAAAAACGAACAGCATCCCCTCTGTGTCGTCCTTCAGCACGCGGCCCATGAGCCCTGTGGCACGAGCCACGGGGGCGTCGGCGATTTCAATGCGGATGGCGGCCCTGACGGGGCGGTCAGGGCAGAGAAACTCAAGCTGCCCATCCCCCCGCAGTGCCGGCATGGCCGGATCGGCGACGGGGTTAGGACCGCCGAAAAGAGGAGCGGGCACGAGCAACAGCAGAACGATCCAAAGTTGCGCCGGCCTGGGGATGAAACGCATGGGGTCGATCTTTCCGGGGGCTACGAGTGCCCCTTCTTGCCGTTGCCTTTGCTCTTGGGTTTGCCGTTGCGGTCGGCTGCGCCGGCCGGCTGCCACCCCAGCTCCCCCTGCTTGAGGGCCTTGAAGGCGGCCGAACCGGGTTTGATGCCAAGGCTCTGAGCGAGCGCCCCCCAACCCTGCCCCTTGCGGGAGCGGTACTCACGCAGAACGACTTCGACCGGTTGGCGGGACTGCTGCGCCAGCCATAGGCAGACGGCGACATCGGCCGGCCGGTCGACG
The DNA window shown above is from Desulfuromonadales bacterium and carries:
- a CDS encoding helicase C-terminal domain-containing protein, which encodes MQKTFSTAAIHAMRTAIAEAAGNEVFFLGRTDGERRVVEVEVLARGSAEAVPAILQLCRYGDVVIHNHPSGHLQPSGADLEIASRLGALGVGFHIVDNPVENVYRVVEAFVPKAETRVDPERIAALLGPDGAVARSLLGYEERPEQLRMAFAVGEAFNGGKLAVIEAGTGTGKSLAYLVPALLWALANEQRVVVSTNTINLQEQLIRKDLPFLQRAAGLEFRAVLVKGRGNYLCLRRAETAHLEPGLFDEEHAAELAAILEWAQKSADGSKEDLSFLPKEEVWEEVRCEADQCSRVRCAHYGRCFLHRARREAAQADVLVVNHALLLADLAVRQQTDNYTAAAVLPPFERIIFDEAHHLEDVATSFFSAQVTRFAFARVLNRLRHPRKPEKGLLPRLLAVLARELPDSEDDLYRDLHGRIEAILAGRQALFDRAVRDLEAIGSELAAALGKEISEREEFKHRIVPAFTQSETWHAIRERVRELARETELLARAVRELLKASGRIPEAVTEKVAGQVTDLRGVAGRIEAIAGDLAFFIGTEASTCAWFEVGKGRIGRATGIVTRLCTAPLEVAGSLKEAVYDRFRTVVLTSATLAVGGTFDYFRQRVGLDRTEAERRAELLLASPFDFVRQALVAVPTDLPEPGRAGYPEAVRDLTERAVLAADGRSFVLFTAYSLLRRVHGELAPVLEARGYRCLRQGDDNRHRLLKRFAQDATSVLFGTDSFWEGVDVPGRSLEQVIITRLPFKVPTEPVLEARAEAIEAAGGDPFMAYTVPQAVIKFKQGFGRLIRHRDDRGVVLILDSRVVKKGYGHTFLRSLPGARVLAAPADSVFAEIRRFFAAE
- the atpE gene encoding ATP synthase F0 subunit C — translated: MEFFAWCMIAAGFGMAIGSFGTGLGQGLAIKSAVEGVARNPGASGKILTTMMIGLAMIESLAIYVFVVCMIILFANPFTTQVVELVGRTAG
- the atpB gene encoding F0F1 ATP synthase subunit A, encoding MTHPFLFLKWLEEQIGTHIGEHVMYTWFVMLVLILLAFAASRAIKMVPGGLQNFMEVVVSGVENLIEETMGHKGKAYFPLIATFALFILVSNLIALIPGFMPPTANLNTNGALALTVFAMTHIVGVKEHGVSYLKHFMGPILVLAPLMFIIEVIGHLARPLSLSLRLFGNMYGHEIVLMIFFALVPFLLPVPMMLMGVLVACIQTFVFTLLAMIYIAGALEEAH
- a CDS encoding ATP synthase subunit I, producing the protein MKDQDDRLLGEIARRNWVVLTGLVLLSLLWRSAPVTLGVLAGGLVAIGGFLWLHHSLKKVIAAPSRHSARSFKINYIVRLGSLAAVLLLLIAVARVNPLGLAAGLSVVVINILWTTLKRSFPTRRQ
- a CDS encoding AtpZ/AtpI family protein, with the translated sequence MAEDRRQLIKSLGFLSGVGISMVAATFIGLAMGYYLDKWLGTSPWLTLIFLGFGIVSGFRNVYILTERELKRQQRENEKEHKDGEGPG
- a CDS encoding RNA methyltransferase → MTIPSLEHVAIILVEPQNPGNIGMVCRAMANFGASDLRLVNPCAHLHPEARKFAVAANHLLGQARLFSDLASAIADLQLTVATTRRTGRLRGELLDIAEVPGLQAELPPGGRLGLVFGREDAGLTSEEVALCSRAATVATAAEVGSLNLAQAVLLFLHELARSPARTVNQGPAEPPNAAELEALFHQIEQLLSRIAFLNPARPEGVMNTLRRLHHRAGLDRRDLAILRGMWSQLEWSVNDWRGRKRGEG
- a CDS encoding DNA-3-methyladenine glycosylase I, with translation MNNRCRCPWVDLGKPDYVAYHDQEWGVPVHDDRLLFEFLVLEGAQAGLSWYTVLRKRQHYRAAFDQFDPAKVARYDEQKIAELLGDPGLIRNRAKIEAAVGNARSFLAVQEAFGSFDAYLWRFVDGRPVIHELRSLTDYPATSPESDALSKDLRGRGFKFVGSTICYAHMQATGMVNDHTLDCFRRQQIIQGS
- the msrB gene encoding peptide-methionine (R)-S-oxide reductase MsrB translates to MKSRGVVVGLLLAGLFVVGQSDGAEPLKVYSVDEGKYVMTEKVVKSKEEWRQTLTPEQFHILREKGTERAYSGKLHANHEHGIYRCAGCGLDLFSSESKYESGTGWPSFYAPVAPENVRFGEDSSFFMTRTEVLCPRCGGHLGHVFDDGPEPTGKRYCMNSAALEFVPMK
- a CDS encoding peptide-methionine (S)-S-oxide reductase; protein product: MCCSPCSRWSQSRPPQAKAGREQSRWIPAASGRFTRQIVTEIIPVSVFYPAEEYHQDYYKKNPLRYKFCRHGSGRDEFLDSVWGKAPGEATQEH
- a CDS encoding S8 family serine peptidase, with the protein product MKNLSYHCAVILSFFLVIIACPTPAVHAAAVDARLQSILADAGGAETIPVIVTFRNGVEFSRLPAGPRHLRRAELVRTLKSRASAAQAPAREFLRGRGVGPIKDLWIINGLAVTASPETIQALAARPEVQSLRYDEVISLSLPEISPSLVSGKVEPNIELVNAPTLWKQGFAGQGVTVAIMDSGVDLSHPDLGPRWRGGSNSWFDPNGEHSLAPADVAGHGTGVMGILVGGNAGGSVIGVAPEAQWIAVKIFNDAGTASYSTIHQGFGWLLDPDGNPATDDAPDVVNNSWGFDEATGVCDSSVRVFQADLQALKAAGIAVVFAAGNTGPDANTSVAPANYPEAFAVGSVGTDQSTTAISRYSACGPSACDGTVYPEAMAPGYNVRTADLTVGGASSGAFVRMDGTSLAAPHVSGVMALLLSAFPETRVEALETVMKSSAVDMGKSGADNSYGYGLVDAPAAFNLLNDALLGVVDPVDPTGDSLLPFGHVPVGSSATRALTLQNDGSGFLFIPSISVAGPPSAYSITSNTCNRALSAEESCTVTVHFAPAAHQSFAARLDVFSNGSADGVTSVELTGTGNSPPPTPQPVAPTDGATDLLTSAVLQWDQLSDADGDAVTHEVLFSTSPDFSQSTPIEVTLLPTAGGGVLLAGVGGFLVFFGAASGTRKKKRQVLAGGLLVTVLMLLLSCGGGGGAPVVEPTVERRSHELTGLMPATTYFWKVTAVDGRGGRTESAIRSFTTR
- a CDS encoding DUF192 domain-containing protein; its protein translation is MRFIPRPAQLWIVLLLLVPAPLFGGPNPVADPAMPALRGDGQLEFLCPDRPVRAAIRIEIADAPVARATGLMGRVLKDDTEGMLFVFEAPAIQNFWMRNTPGSLDIIFVAEDGRVRNIAEQAIPLSDRTYSSAGPASYVVEVRGGFARRFGIDQNCRIRWQRY